A single window of Amphiura filiformis chromosome 17, Afil_fr2py, whole genome shotgun sequence DNA harbors:
- the LOC140138291 gene encoding uncharacterized protein has protein sequence METSNQTRVILWSVPRSTSTAFEMCMSNVKDSVIWHEPFLCAMWFGTDRRFPPPGSDGCAGDKGLGFESQARSIQLDVTTGYDAYQSSYSWAKSELEKDYSNKRLVFCKGITYAIATRFDAIPDGYRHTFLIRHPYKVLPSWKKLFSNGLNVPLEDFRMDELPVSSMPPGHAFKESYDLLQHVKQHYEANPIIIDADDLLSHPEEMMKHYCEAVNIPYSKDLLRWESGEEVVSKWMIPTFFIQGNRLGGWYDSAFASSGWQKTRPTPSRSELSADVLSCADAIMPYYDEMYKQRLIPQ, from the coding sequence ATGGAGACTTCAAACCAAACACGAGTAATCCTGTGGTCTGTTCCAAGATCAACCTCAACAGCTTTTGAGATGTGTATGAGCAATGTAAAAGACTCCGTAATATGGCACGAACCTTTCCTCTGTGCCATGTGGTTTGGTACGGATAGAAGATTTCCGCCACCTGGTAGCGACGGCTGCGCTGGAGACAAAGGTTTAGGGTTCGAATCTCAGGCGCGATCTATTCAATTAGATGTGACAACTGGTTATGACGCGTATCAAAGTTCGTACTCTTGGGCTAAAAGCGAGTTGGAAAAAGATTATTCGAACAAACGATTGGTATTTTGTAAAGGTATCACCTATGCCATTGCGACAAGATTCGATGCAATTCCAGATGGCTATCGGCATACGTTTTTAATCAGACATCCTTACAAAGTCCTTCCAAGTTGGAAGAAATTATTCTCCAATGGACTCAACGTACCACTGGAAGACTTCAGAATGGACGAACTTCCAGTGTCGTCAATGCCACCTGGGCATGCCTTCAAAGAATCGTATGATCTTCTGCAACATGTGAAGCAACATTATGAAGCCAATCCAATCATCATTGATGCAGATGACTTACTGAGCCATCCAGAAGAGATGATGAAACATTACTGTGAAGCCGTCAACATCCCGTACAGCAAAGATCTTCTACGATGGGAATCTGGCGAAGAAGTAGTCAGTAAATGGATGATACCAACATTCTTCATACAAGGTAATAGACTAGGTGGCTGGTACGATTCGGCGTTTGCTAGTTCGGGATGGCAGAAGACAAGGCCCACACCATCAAGATCTGAGCTTTCCGCTGATGTTTTATCTTGTGCTGATGCCATTATGCCATACTACGACGAGATGTATAAACAACGATTGATACCTCAATGA